A section of the Pedobacter sp. HDW13 genome encodes:
- a CDS encoding RagB/SusD family nutrient uptake outer membrane protein: MDAFEMKTTGKPISEAGSGYDPLQPYLNRDPRLDATILRDGLTYNGRVIDVTRGGADGPDKTNGTVTGYYLKKFLDPALNLTNSQTSRHFWIFFRLPEMLLNYAEARNETVGADVSVYAAVNAIRTRVGMPVLPAGLSQAQMRERIRNERRIELAFEGHRPWDVRRWKIGETTLGAPLRGIRVSRDGTATTYTSSLIENKVFLPKMYLYPIPQNEVDANTGIGRQNQNPGW, translated from the coding sequence GTGGATGCATTTGAAATGAAAACAACTGGTAAGCCGATTAGCGAGGCAGGCTCGGGATATGACCCTTTACAGCCTTACTTAAACCGCGACCCAAGATTGGATGCTACTATTTTACGTGATGGTTTAACTTATAACGGACGGGTGATTGATGTTACCCGCGGGGGCGCGGATGGACCAGATAAGACCAATGGTACCGTAACCGGCTATTACCTTAAAAAATTCCTCGATCCGGCACTCAACTTAACCAATAGCCAGACTTCCCGCCATTTTTGGATATTTTTCCGCTTGCCAGAAATGCTGTTGAACTATGCCGAGGCCCGTAATGAAACTGTTGGTGCAGATGTATCGGTATACGCCGCAGTCAACGCTATCAGAACAAGGGTAGGGATGCCGGTATTACCTGCGGGTTTGTCTCAGGCGCAAATGCGGGAGCGGATACGCAACGAGAGAAGGATTGAGCTGGCTTTTGAAGGTCACCGCCCTTGGGATGTACGCAGGTGGAAAATTGGAGAAACTACATTGGGTGCACCTTTGCGTGGAATAAGAGTAAGCAGGGATGGAACCGCTACCACTTATACTTCTTCCCTGATCGAAAACAAGGTGTTCCTTCCTAAAATGTATCTATACCCTATACCACAAAACGAAGTAGATGCAAATACGGGCATTGGTCGTCAGAATCAAAACCCAGGCTGGTAA
- a CDS encoding discoidin domain-containing protein, producing MKKTFLWLCLPLFFAACTKNVPVEIVETSTPVAVVDTGFTSDHTYNLNVVYFVPTDNPAKPEYERRLSEILLKLAKFYGDQMQANGYGFKTFGLLTKLNKTRIKIVTIPAKLTADKYTNANLTGIITEVEAYFTAHPGEKSGEHTLIISPDNKIDNPYVGYGKYCFWPDKGEDGVVLGGQGGLAHELGHGLNLPHNRQRESRINDPNYGTSLMGSGNGTYGKSPTFLTEADCAILNTNQIFQKQSPITYYGAVTAGIKRMYASYSATKGAIIASGRFTSNVAVTNVTYYLDPNYNNEGVGVNKDYNAVTWRSDVIGTDSFYVELPMTEMNNTYKANNPAELKVKLIHENGVVTNTTYDFNFLNNLPVINITPGPDKSAWRVINVSSEEATYEGLKVIDDNLSTFWFAKFSQPAAILPHYLIIDMNKQLQADGLTINQRQDVYRMVKNVEVLISTDNINWESTGNYVVPNVKTASKLAFDSTKTFRYFKVLVKSNYDTAEPNKSCIAELGIYKN from the coding sequence ATGAAAAAAACATTCCTATGGTTGTGCCTGCCGCTTTTTTTTGCGGCTTGTACAAAAAACGTTCCAGTAGAAATTGTTGAAACATCAACTCCTGTCGCAGTGGTTGACACAGGTTTTACAAGCGATCATACTTATAACTTAAATGTAGTGTACTTTGTGCCAACCGATAATCCGGCAAAACCTGAATATGAACGCAGGTTAAGTGAAATTTTGCTCAAATTAGCTAAATTTTATGGTGACCAGATGCAGGCAAATGGTTACGGATTTAAAACTTTTGGTTTATTAACCAAACTAAACAAAACCAGAATTAAAATTGTAACTATACCTGCCAAGCTAACAGCCGATAAGTATACAAACGCTAACTTAACAGGTATTATTACGGAAGTAGAGGCTTACTTCACTGCTCATCCAGGAGAGAAATCCGGCGAACATACCTTAATTATCAGTCCGGATAATAAAATAGACAATCCTTATGTTGGCTATGGCAAGTATTGTTTCTGGCCAGATAAAGGAGAGGATGGGGTGGTGTTGGGCGGCCAGGGTGGTTTAGCACACGAGCTGGGGCATGGTTTAAATTTACCACACAACAGGCAGCGGGAATCGAGAATAAATGACCCCAATTATGGTACTTCTTTAATGGGGAGTGGTAATGGAACTTATGGTAAGTCGCCTACATTTTTAACCGAAGCAGATTGTGCTATTTTAAATACCAACCAGATTTTTCAAAAGCAATCGCCCATTACTTACTATGGTGCTGTAACAGCTGGTATTAAGAGAATGTATGCTTCCTACTCAGCTACTAAAGGAGCCATTATTGCTTCAGGCAGATTTACCAGCAACGTTGCGGTTACTAATGTTACCTATTACCTGGATCCTAATTATAATAATGAAGGTGTAGGAGTGAATAAAGATTATAACGCGGTTACCTGGCGTTCTGATGTAATTGGTACGGATAGTTTTTATGTGGAATTACCAATGACTGAAATGAATAATACCTATAAAGCAAATAATCCAGCTGAATTGAAAGTAAAACTGATTCATGAAAATGGGGTAGTTACAAATACAACGTATGATTTTAACTTTTTGAACAACCTTCCTGTTATTAATATAACCCCGGGACCGGATAAATCTGCTTGGAGGGTAATTAATGTAAGTTCGGAAGAAGCGACTTACGAAGGCTTAAAAGTAATTGATGATAACTTAAGCACCTTTTGGTTTGCCAAATTTTCGCAGCCTGCAGCAATTTTACCACATTATCTGATTATTGATATGAACAAGCAATTACAGGCGGATGGACTTACAATTAACCAACGTCAGGATGTTTACAGAATGGTAAAAAACGTTGAAGTGTTGATCAGTACCGATAATATAAATTGGGAATCGACCGGGAACTATGTGGTGCCAAATGTTAAAACGGCATCTAAACTGGCATTTGATTCGACAAAAACGTTCAGGTATTTTAAGGTGCTGGTAAAGTCGAATTATGACACTGCAGAACCTAATAAATCATGTATTGCAGAACTCGGGATTTATAAAAACTAA
- a CDS encoding SusC/RagA family TonB-linked outer membrane protein yields the protein MATTKRGLANTSEVSFVAQSGLQYTGASPDFLGAQQYMQLYNEGAINDGLPAKYSQAQIDAYNNPSRDQMRNPDVNWNDEMLKKTTSQSRYNLMFRGGTNDFRYYVMMGYLHQGGIFKNGDVNKEQFGFTNNIDFKRYNFRTNLDFQATKRLLLSLDLSGRLEDRNYPGTGTGTIFNAISSSPGNEFPVKYPDDKIGGTSQFQNNPYGLLTSTGYATEFRRNFLGTIKLKHELDMITPGLSINSAFAFDNYFYTNGGRTKTFAVYQLQPDNTYKSFGTEGLLNVVSRSNDQDRRTTFYTNVAYQREFGKHRVEGFLNYNQSYENGNGFDFPYASQGFASRLSYVFDQRYLFEFNGSYSGSENLPEGKRFGFFPTFSAGWIVSEEAFMKNQSFITYLKIRGSFGYTGNADITGAGTQRFLYQNFYTGGASYVFGNNPASLGGRTQARLANPDVTWETLRQANVGFDLYFLKEHFRLSVDMFKEKRTDILTTPIISGTMGIATAPYNQGIMDNKGLEGELSYHYEKNKIGFSIALLGSWTENTLVFNNEVFRPYDYLKRTGRPTSSVFGMISEGFYTVAEATKINNELAMPAANKTIPLPLFGTVKAGDMKYKDQNGDNLIDVYDQTYLGSSLPKYFYGIRGGFRYANFDLSFLLQGAAGGVVDVRNVSTQGFQGGAKPSTFVLNRWTPETAGMADFPRLSVVNNALNYQASDFWIYKSDYLKLKNVEVGFSTAIRNKGKVVIDNMRIFVNGSNLFIMDKLPVKWMDPEMSGAGIGNYPRMRIVNVGGQFTF from the coding sequence TTGGCCACCACAAAAAGAGGACTGGCCAATACCAGCGAAGTTTCTTTTGTGGCACAAAGCGGATTGCAGTATACCGGAGCTTCGCCGGATTTTTTGGGCGCACAGCAATACATGCAGCTTTATAACGAAGGCGCAATTAACGATGGCCTTCCTGCAAAATATTCGCAAGCACAGATCGATGCCTATAACAATCCGAGCAGAGACCAGATGCGTAATCCAGACGTAAACTGGAATGATGAAATGCTAAAGAAAACCACCAGTCAATCGCGTTACAACCTGATGTTTAGGGGTGGGACCAACGATTTTAGATATTATGTGATGATGGGGTACCTGCACCAGGGCGGCATTTTTAAAAATGGCGATGTAAACAAAGAGCAGTTTGGTTTTACTAACAACATCGATTTTAAACGTTATAACTTTAGAACAAACCTCGATTTTCAGGCAACTAAGCGGTTATTGCTTTCCCTTGATCTTTCAGGACGATTAGAAGATAGAAATTATCCGGGGACTGGTACTGGTACAATTTTTAATGCAATTTCTAGCTCTCCAGGTAATGAATTTCCGGTAAAATATCCTGACGATAAAATTGGTGGTACTTCACAGTTTCAGAATAACCCTTATGGTTTGCTAACCAGCACAGGTTATGCTACAGAGTTTAGGCGCAATTTCCTTGGAACCATTAAATTAAAGCATGAACTGGATATGATTACGCCAGGACTTTCCATCAATAGTGCCTTCGCTTTCGATAATTATTTTTATACCAATGGCGGGCGTACCAAAACATTTGCCGTTTATCAGTTACAGCCCGATAATACCTATAAGAGTTTTGGGACCGAAGGTTTGCTTAATGTGGTATCAAGATCTAATGATCAAGATAGACGGACAACTTTTTATACCAATGTGGCTTACCAGCGCGAATTTGGAAAACACAGGGTAGAAGGTTTTCTTAATTACAACCAGAGTTACGAGAATGGAAACGGTTTTGATTTTCCATACGCTTCGCAGGGATTTGCCTCACGGTTGAGTTATGTGTTTGATCAGCGTTACCTTTTCGAATTTAATGGATCTTACAGTGGTTCAGAAAATTTACCTGAAGGTAAACGTTTTGGCTTCTTTCCTACTTTCTCTGCTGGATGGATCGTTTCGGAAGAGGCTTTTATGAAAAATCAGAGTTTTATCACTTACTTGAAAATCAGGGGTTCATTTGGCTATACCGGCAATGCCGATATTACCGGAGCCGGAACACAGCGTTTTCTGTACCAGAATTTTTATACAGGCGGTGCCAGCTATGTATTTGGCAATAACCCGGCTAGTTTAGGTGGAAGAACGCAGGCCAGACTGGCCAACCCAGATGTTACCTGGGAGACTTTAAGGCAGGCCAATGTAGGTTTCGACCTTTACTTTTTAAAAGAGCACTTCAGGTTGTCGGTGGATATGTTCAAAGAGAAAAGAACAGATATCTTAACCACGCCAATTATTTCAGGAACAATGGGGATTGCTACTGCACCTTACAATCAGGGTATTATGGATAATAAAGGCCTGGAGGGGGAACTTTCTTACCATTATGAAAAGAACAAAATTGGTTTCTCTATTGCCCTCCTCGGATCATGGACAGAAAATACACTGGTATTTAACAACGAAGTTTTTCGTCCCTACGATTATCTGAAAAGAACCGGCCGACCAACAAGTAGTGTATTTGGAATGATCAGTGAAGGTTTTTACACGGTAGCCGAAGCCACAAAGATCAACAACGAACTCGCTATGCCTGCGGCAAATAAAACCATTCCATTACCATTATTTGGTACGGTTAAAGCCGGTGATATGAAATACAAAGATCAGAATGGCGACAATCTGATTGATGTGTATGACCAGACGTATCTGGGAAGCAGCTTGCCTAAATACTTTTATGGTATCCGTGGAGGTTTCCGCTATGCTAATTTCGACCTTTCTTTCCTACTTCAGGGAGCTGCAGGTGGTGTGGTAGATGTACGCAATGTAAGCACACAGGGATTCCAGGGCGGTGCTAAACCCAGCACATTCGTGTTAAACCGCTGGACACCGGAAACAGCTGGAATGGCAGATTTTCCTCGTCTCTCTGTGGTAAACAACGCACTTAATTATCAGGCCTCGGATTTCTGGATCTATAAAAGCGACTACCTGAAATTGAAAAATGTAGAAGTAGGATTTTCTACCGCAATCCGCAATAAAGGGAAAGTAGTGATTGATAACATGCGAATTTTCGTCAATGGCTCAAACCTCTTTATCATGGATAAACTACCGGTAAAATGGATGGACCCGGAAATGTCGGGTGCAGGAATCGGAAATTACCCACGTATGCGTATTGTGAATGTAGGTGGACAGTTCACCTTTTAA
- a CDS encoding glycoside hydrolase family 105 protein, with protein sequence MKKILFGLLFFTQINLLAQTKSSGKRKLLADDSICYQMKKVADWQWQNLETQGWKNPKKDWTSGAMYAGMMAWAKLANDEQYYNKLKRVGADNKWDTGSYRYFADDYCVGQLYSQLYTVYKNPEYIRKFKALADTIVTLPHLESLEWKNNIYTREWAWCDAMFMGPPALGYLTQATGDAKYLNKSIELWWKSTAYLYDKDEYLFYRDSRYFNKKEKNGAKVFWSRGNGWVIGGLARLLSVTPENHPQRNKLLKLFTNMASKLASLQQADGSWHASLLDPESYPTKETSGTGFICYAMAWGINNRIIPAKKYKPVVSKAWDALKSAVHPDGKLGFVQAQGAAPDKVGYEDTDVFGVGAFLLAGSEMFRLSLTQDNGLIAEAYNGASTQAEQTIKVAWPRIVKKLKVKEASQLIVRNAATGEIVPLNTSYEGEKITGIHFNASLNAGTNQFFEINTK encoded by the coding sequence ATGAAAAAAATCCTATTTGGACTGCTCTTTTTTACCCAAATTAATTTGTTGGCACAAACAAAATCCAGCGGTAAACGTAAACTATTAGCTGACGACTCTATTTGCTATCAAATGAAAAAAGTGGCGGATTGGCAATGGCAAAATTTGGAAACCCAGGGATGGAAAAACCCGAAAAAAGACTGGACCAGTGGCGCGATGTATGCAGGCATGATGGCCTGGGCTAAACTAGCCAATGACGAACAATATTATAACAAATTAAAAAGGGTTGGTGCGGATAATAAATGGGATACGGGAAGTTACCGTTATTTTGCCGATGACTATTGTGTTGGCCAGCTTTATTCGCAGCTGTATACAGTTTATAAAAATCCCGAATATATCCGAAAGTTTAAAGCCCTGGCCGATACCATTGTTACTTTACCGCATTTAGAAAGTTTAGAATGGAAAAATAATATTTACACCCGCGAATGGGCCTGGTGTGATGCCATGTTTATGGGGCCGCCAGCATTGGGCTATTTAACACAGGCAACAGGAGATGCAAAATATCTCAACAAATCAATCGAACTTTGGTGGAAATCTACCGCCTACCTATATGATAAAGACGAATATCTTTTTTACAGAGATAGCCGTTATTTTAATAAAAAAGAGAAAAACGGAGCTAAGGTTTTCTGGAGCAGAGGTAACGGATGGGTGATTGGAGGTTTAGCACGCTTGCTGTCTGTAACGCCCGAAAATCATCCTCAGCGCAATAAGTTATTGAAACTGTTTACAAATATGGCCAGTAAATTAGCTTCATTGCAGCAGGCAGATGGAAGCTGGCATGCCAGCCTGCTCGATCCCGAGAGTTATCCTACCAAAGAGACAAGCGGAACGGGATTTATTTGTTATGCAATGGCTTGGGGAATAAATAACAGAATTATCCCCGCTAAAAAATATAAGCCTGTTGTTTCAAAGGCCTGGGATGCATTAAAATCTGCTGTACACCCTGACGGGAAGCTGGGCTTTGTACAGGCCCAGGGAGCTGCACCAGATAAGGTAGGCTATGAAGATACTGATGTTTTTGGTGTTGGTGCGTTTCTCCTGGCAGGGAGCGAAATGTTTCGTCTTTCATTAACGCAGGATAATGGCCTCATTGCTGAAGCCTATAATGGGGCTTCAACCCAAGCCGAGCAAACCATAAAAGTGGCCTGGCCTCGTATTGTAAAGAAGTTAAAGGTAAAAGAAGCTAGCCAGTTAATAGTAAGAAATGCTGCTACTGGTGAAATTGTACCTTTAAATACAAGTTATGAAGGAGAAAAGATAACCGGAATACACTTCAACGCAAGCCTTAACGCCGGAACCAATCAATTTTTCGAAATCAATACTAAATAA
- a CDS encoding glycoside hydrolase family 95-like protein: MRTNEGQGWALAWRINLWARLGKSELAYEALKKLFRPASMLKAGEGGTYPNLLCASPFQIDGNYGGGAGIAEMLVQSHQGYIELLPALPLEWPDGSFSGLVARGGFEISAKWQTGKLIFLEIFAKQGGSCRLRYRTSFKTLDTEKGRRYRIRF, from the coding sequence ATGCGAACGAACGAAGGCCAGGGCTGGGCTTTAGCATGGAGGATAAATTTATGGGCACGATTGGGGAAAAGTGAATTGGCATACGAGGCGTTAAAGAAGCTATTCCGCCCGGCCAGCATGCTGAAAGCCGGAGAAGGAGGTACTTATCCTAATCTTTTATGTGCATCGCCATTTCAAATTGATGGAAATTATGGCGGAGGGGCAGGCATTGCCGAGATGTTGGTGCAGAGTCATCAAGGATATATCGAACTATTACCTGCCTTACCGCTAGAGTGGCCTGATGGCAGTTTTTCGGGGCTGGTTGCTCGTGGTGGTTTCGAAATTAGTGCAAAGTGGCAAACCGGGAAACTCATATTCCTTGAGATATTTGCTAAACAGGGAGGAAGTTGCCGATTGAGGTATAGAACAAGTTTTAAAACACTTGATACAGAGAAAGGAAGGAGGTATCGGATTCGATTTTAA
- a CDS encoding RagB/SusD family nutrient uptake outer membrane protein, with the protein MKKSILILICAFAMLLSCKKSLLDSPPEILVPEKLIFTEINYVTEFVNDIYGATLQSGFSATSSTTFIETATDDAKHNNLSAEVQRFGTGAWSADNNPDNLWNYYYTGIRKCNKFFEQIGQVNTVDHGAPIIINNITAEVQKQRLIGEVYFLRAYFYAELIKRYGGVPLLTKTINVGEDANTPRASYDDGVKLILKDCDSAFNRLPVDYTASNVQNYYGRATKWSAQALKARVLLYAASPLNNPSNDASKWEAAAAAALPFANGTAPFSLTAISNNMANYEANFRGNPYANKEMIWVQNESNQNYLELRNYAVGFDREVGE; encoded by the coding sequence ATGAAAAAAAGTATTCTTATCCTGATCTGTGCTTTCGCAATGCTGCTTTCTTGTAAAAAAAGCTTGCTGGACAGCCCACCTGAAATTCTGGTACCAGAAAAACTGATTTTTACAGAAATCAATTATGTAACAGAGTTTGTAAACGATATTTATGGTGCTACGCTGCAAAGTGGTTTTAGTGCCACTTCGAGTACCACTTTTATAGAAACAGCTACCGATGATGCCAAGCATAACAACCTCTCTGCAGAGGTACAGCGGTTTGGTACCGGTGCCTGGAGCGCAGATAATAACCCCGATAATTTATGGAACTATTATTACACAGGTATCCGCAAATGCAATAAATTCTTTGAGCAGATAGGCCAGGTAAATACCGTAGATCATGGTGCACCAATCATTATCAACAACATCACGGCTGAGGTACAGAAGCAACGCCTGATTGGTGAAGTATATTTTTTAAGAGCCTACTTTTATGCCGAGCTGATTAAGAGATATGGCGGTGTTCCTTTGCTTACCAAAACAATTAATGTAGGAGAAGATGCAAATACTCCGAGGGCCAGTTATGACGATGGTGTAAAACTCATTTTAAAAGATTGCGATTCTGCCTTTAACCGTTTACCGGTTGATTATACTGCATCAAATGTTCAAAACTATTATGGAAGGGCCACAAAATGGTCGGCACAGGCTTTAAAGGCAAGGGTATTGCTTTACGCTGCCAGCCCGCTGAATAATCCTTCAAATGATGCCTCGAAATGGGAAGCTGCAGCAGCAGCAGCCTTACCTTTTGCTAATGGTACTGCCCCTTTTTCGCTTACGGCAATCAGTAACAACATGGCCAATTACGAAGCCAATTTCCGGGGAAATCCTTATGCAAACAAGGAAATGATCTGGGTACAGAACGAATCGAACCAGAATTATCTGGAGTTGAGAAATTATGCCGTAGGCTTTGATAGGGAAGTGGGGGAGTAG
- a CDS encoding DUF2264 domain-containing protein translates to MNNFKYAFLIGVTFLVTNFASRAQSGKKTKTNAVATGVQDRAFWVKTLYKIAYPVIHNLANNTLKKNMATEVAPHYYNNVKEVGYTEALGRTFAGIAPWLNLPDDDTEEGKLRARFKSETIQALTNAVDPLSADYINFRTDAQPIVDAAYVVQGFLRAPNVWKALNETTQKRYIAEVKSLRNRTGAYNNWLLFQAIEEAWLLSVGEEYEPYRTMTAINKLNEWYVGDGWYSDGASFSTDYYNAYVIHPMMMDILKVMVAKKKMAEAQLFKVTNRAVRYAQITERMISSTGEYPPIGRSVTYRTAAFQTLAQVALDEKLPNELSPAQVRCALTKVFQNMYAGNQNFDEQGWLVLGFNGHQPEIADPYTCTGSLYMATLGFLPLGLPADNTFWTAPAGLWTSQKAWTGNAFLKDHAAGN, encoded by the coding sequence ATGAACAACTTTAAATATGCCTTTTTAATAGGAGTTACGTTTTTAGTAACAAATTTTGCCAGCCGTGCCCAATCAGGGAAGAAAACGAAAACAAATGCGGTAGCCACGGGGGTACAGGACAGGGCCTTTTGGGTAAAAACATTGTATAAAATAGCTTACCCCGTTATCCATAACCTGGCTAATAATACCCTGAAAAAAAATATGGCTACTGAAGTAGCCCCTCATTACTATAATAATGTAAAAGAAGTTGGTTATACCGAAGCTTTAGGCCGGACCTTTGCGGGCATTGCCCCATGGTTAAACCTGCCTGATGATGATACGGAAGAAGGAAAATTAAGGGCAAGATTTAAGTCAGAGACAATCCAGGCTTTAACTAATGCTGTAGATCCGCTAAGTGCCGATTACATTAACTTCAGAACAGATGCACAACCAATTGTAGATGCAGCCTATGTTGTACAAGGCTTTTTACGAGCGCCTAATGTTTGGAAAGCATTAAATGAAACCACTCAGAAAAGGTACATAGCAGAAGTTAAGTCGTTAAGAAACAGAACCGGCGCATACAACAACTGGCTTTTGTTTCAGGCTATTGAAGAGGCCTGGCTATTGAGCGTGGGGGAGGAGTATGAACCTTATCGTACCATGACTGCTATTAACAAGCTAAATGAGTGGTATGTTGGAGACGGATGGTATTCTGACGGAGCTAGTTTCAGTACAGATTATTACAATGCTTACGTTATCCACCCCATGATGATGGATATTTTAAAAGTGATGGTAGCCAAGAAAAAAATGGCTGAAGCACAATTGTTTAAGGTAACTAACCGGGCTGTACGTTATGCTCAAATTACCGAACGGATGATTTCCTCAACCGGCGAATACCCTCCTATAGGTAGAAGTGTAACTTATCGTACAGCTGCTTTTCAAACCCTGGCGCAGGTAGCGTTAGATGAGAAGTTACCAAATGAATTAAGTCCGGCACAGGTAAGGTGTGCACTAACAAAAGTATTTCAAAATATGTACGCGGGCAACCAGAATTTTGATGAACAAGGCTGGTTAGTGCTGGGCTTTAATGGTCACCAACCAGAAATTGCCGATCCTTACACCTGCACAGGAAGCCTTTATATGGCAACTCTTGGTTTTTTACCACTGGGATTACCGGCCGATAATACATTCTGGACAGCCCCTGCCGGACTATGGACATCACAGAAAGCCTGGACAGGTAATGCTTTTTTAAAAGACCATGCTGCGGGCAATTAA
- a CDS encoding glycoside hydrolase N-terminal domain-containing protein yields the protein MFNSFKTYICLFLLFISSACFAQQQDLKLWYTQPAEKFVDALPLGNGSLGAMVYGGTQTERLSLNESTLWGGAPVDPNMNPNAKNYLGLIREALFQENYKKADSLMRFMQGSYSESYAPLGNLFLDFKNIKDVSAYRRELDIQNAIAKTVFTSDETVYTREVFASHPNRLIVIRITAKGKNKLDFACRFNSLLKAKSLVSNQVLSLNGRSLSHKEKDFRSHLPSTIVFDDENTMRFTALLKVLKTDGMQKTGDTSLIISNATEAVLLLSIATSYNGPDKNPATDGKDEKAIAQTYLTKAQQQTYTGILLQHTKDFRKYFNRVKLNLGYSGAGNLNTAARLNKFTVDKSDNGLIALYYQYSRYLLLSSSRPGGVPNNLQGIWNEAIRPPWASNYTTNINLQMNYWGAETGNLPEMHQPLFDFIASLAKTGTVTAKNYYNASGWVAHHNSDIWAMSNPVGAFGKGIPIWSTWSMGGNWLSTHLWEHYAFTHDKIYLEKLAYPLMKGAVQFCMDFLVSDNNGNLVTAPTISPENIYVTDKGYKGQTLYGATADLAIIRELFADFLQAATILNKDTAMQLSVKIALAKLYAYQIGKGVICRNGITTGKMKNLPIAMFRIYLLHTLVVV from the coding sequence ATGTTTAACTCATTTAAAACTTACATCTGTCTTTTTCTGTTGTTTATATCTTCAGCTTGCTTTGCACAACAGCAGGATTTAAAATTATGGTACACCCAACCTGCAGAAAAGTTTGTAGATGCGCTTCCACTTGGAAACGGTAGTTTGGGCGCCATGGTATATGGTGGAACCCAAACCGAAAGGTTATCATTAAATGAATCGACCTTGTGGGGTGGTGCACCGGTTGATCCAAACATGAACCCGAATGCAAAGAATTATTTAGGCCTGATTAGAGAAGCACTATTTCAAGAAAACTACAAAAAGGCTGATTCGCTTATGCGGTTTATGCAGGGCAGCTATAGCGAATCATATGCGCCACTTGGGAACTTATTTCTTGATTTTAAAAATATTAAGGATGTTAGCGCCTACCGTCGAGAACTAGATATTCAAAATGCAATTGCCAAAACCGTATTTACAAGTGATGAAACTGTTTATACGCGAGAGGTTTTTGCCTCTCATCCCAATCGGCTAATTGTAATTAGAATAACTGCCAAAGGAAAAAACAAGTTAGACTTTGCCTGCCGTTTCAATTCTTTACTAAAGGCCAAATCATTAGTTAGCAATCAAGTACTTAGTCTTAATGGTAGGTCTTTATCACATAAAGAGAAAGATTTCCGTTCGCACCTTCCGAGTACCATTGTTTTCGATGATGAAAATACAATGAGGTTTACGGCCTTATTGAAAGTGTTAAAAACCGACGGAATGCAGAAAACTGGCGATACCAGTTTAATCATATCAAACGCTACCGAGGCTGTTTTACTTCTATCTATTGCTACCAGTTACAATGGTCCGGATAAAAATCCTGCCACTGATGGAAAGGATGAAAAAGCTATTGCACAAACTTACCTTACAAAAGCACAACAGCAAACCTATACAGGGATTTTATTACAACACACCAAAGATTTTCGTAAATACTTTAACCGTGTGAAACTTAATTTAGGTTACAGTGGAGCGGGGAATTTAAACACGGCAGCTCGTTTAAACAAATTTACAGTAGATAAGAGTGATAATGGTTTAATTGCTCTTTACTATCAATACAGTAGGTATCTACTTCTAAGCTCATCGAGGCCGGGTGGTGTACCCAATAATTTACAAGGCATATGGAACGAAGCCATTAGACCACCATGGGCTAGCAATTATACCACCAATATCAATTTACAAATGAATTATTGGGGAGCTGAGACCGGAAATTTGCCGGAAATGCACCAACCTTTGTTCGATTTTATTGCCAGCCTAGCCAAAACAGGAACCGTTACAGCTAAAAATTATTATAATGCCAGCGGATGGGTGGCCCATCACAATAGTGATATATGGGCAATGAGCAATCCGGTTGGCGCATTTGGTAAAGGTATCCCCATCTGGTCTACCTGGTCGATGGGAGGTAATTGGCTGTCTACCCATCTTTGGGAGCATTACGCATTTACCCATGATAAAATTTACTTAGAAAAACTAGCCTATCCATTGATGAAAGGTGCAGTGCAATTTTGCATGGATTTCTTAGTTTCAGATAACAATGGAAACCTAGTTACTGCTCCGACCATCTCTCCGGAGAACATTTATGTAACCGATAAAGGCTATAAAGGGCAAACGCTATATGGTGCAACTGCTGATTTAGCTATAATCCGCGAGCTGTTTGCTGATTTTTTACAGGCTGCTACCATACTTAATAAAGACACAGCTATGCAGTTGAGCGTAAAAATTGCCTTAGCCAAACTTTATGCCTATCAAATTGGCAAGGGGGTAATTTGCAGGAATGGTATCACGACTGGAAAGATGAAGAACCTACCCATCGCCATGTTTCGCATTTATTTGCTGCATACCCTGGTAGTAGTATAA